From bacterium:
TCTGCGGATGGTGCAGGCGATTCGGCGGCTGGTCGAGGAGGAGGGGATGAGCCTCCAGGGCGTGCGCGCCTGGCTCGCGGCGCAGCCCGACCAAGGCGAAGCCGAGGGCGCCTCCTCGGCCCGATCCCGAACCCCCGAGCCGGCCGGGGCGGGCGGGGCGACCCCCGCCGGGAGGCGCGGTGAATGAGAAAGGCCCGGGAGGTCCTCGGGGCGATGGTGGCGGGGACCGATGGGATCTTGGCGGCGGTGCTGATCGGCATGGATGGGGTGCCGATCGAGATGCTGAAAT
This genomic window contains:
- a CDS encoding MerR family transcriptional regulator; amino-acid sequence: MKTSDDLPIYPIRTVASLSGVDARRLRSWEVEYQLLRPARTKGGHRLYSTRDLRMVQAIRRLVEEEGMSLQGVRAWLAAQPDQGEAEGASSARSRTPEPAGAGGATPAGRRGE